A part of Halobaculum sp. MBLA0143 genomic DNA contains:
- a CDS encoding AbrB/MazE/SpoVT family DNA-binding domain-containing protein: MSKHGQATIPKRFRDRLGLDTPGRVSFRETDDGETVVEPVPSPDEMRGFTARAGSETDGDKRATDLLKEKREQDVPDREAKFEDTDEQSAVGVRRGASDCARRRRTRCGVRRKTAQRG, translated from the coding sequence GTGAGCAAACACGGACAGGCGACGATCCCGAAGCGGTTCCGTGACCGGTTAGGGCTGGACACCCCGGGGAGAGTGTCGTTCAGAGAGACCGACGATGGTGAAACTGTCGTCGAGCCGGTTCCGTCGCCCGACGAGATGCGAGGGTTCACGGCACGCGCAGGCTCGGAGACGGACGGAGACAAGAGAGCGACCGACCTGCTCAAGGAGAAACGCGAACAAGACGTACCCGATCGGGAGGCGAAGTTCGAGGACACCGACGAGCAATCGGCCGTTGGTGTTCGACGCGGAGCCTCTGATTGCGCACGCCGACGACGAACTCGGTGCGGAGTACGTCGCAAAACTGCTCAACGCGGTTGA
- a CDS encoding type II toxin-antitoxin system VapC family toxin has product MFDAEPLIAHADDELGAEYVAKLLNAVESGDRGGYASQTTIAEVRCVLARNHDRALRRVPRLARHHRCRTGRHRRCLAADCRYVLRYSPALGDAVALATAERLGAVLVVGGDDDYDEVADVPLERFRDGAD; this is encoded by the coding sequence GTGTTCGACGCGGAGCCTCTGATTGCGCACGCCGACGACGAACTCGGTGCGGAGTACGTCGCAAAACTGCTCAACGCGGTTGAGTCGGGTGATAGAGGTGGCTACGCGAGTCAAACAACCATCGCCGAAGTACGGTGCGTCCTCGCACGAAACCACGACCGAGCACTAAGACGAGTACCTCGATTGGCTCGTCACCATCGGTGTCGAACCGGTCGACACCGACGGTGTCTGGCGGCAGACTGCCGTTACGTGCTCCGGTACAGTCCAGCTCTCGGCGACGCCGTTGCGCTCGCCACCGCAGAACGACTCGGTGCGGTGCTCGTCGTCGGCGGTGACGACGACTACGACGAGGTGGCCGACGTTCCACTTGAACGGTTCCGGGATGGTGCCGACTGA